A region from the Lolium perenne isolate Kyuss_39 chromosome 4, Kyuss_2.0, whole genome shotgun sequence genome encodes:
- the LOC127294944 gene encoding protein PIN-LIKES 6, whose translation MSLMEAVMSGAGGGSVLTTMKFAVRPIAKVFTMCFMGFLMATNYIGILNTNGRKLLNGLVFSLLLPCLIFTQLGRAITVQKVIDWWYIPVNIVLGTVSASLVGLLVAIIVRPPRPYFKFTIVHIAIGNNGNMPLVLIAALCRDPSNPFGDPVKCKKDGNAYVSFGQWVGAIILYSYVFRMLAPPPGETFDGRKEKKLPATAAADGNAPEQVPLLTPRPPEHAVVDASKCSKAMDILHILIEKFKLKQVMKPPVIASALAMAIGATPSLKHFILENDAPLFFFTDACMILGEAMIPCILLALGGNLVDGPGPGSKKLGLRTTAAIIIGRLVLVPPAGLGVVTMAERLGLFPKGDTMFKFVLLLQHSMPTSVLSGAVASLRGCGEESAAVLFWMYVCAVFSVAGWMVLYIRMLF comes from the exons ATGTCGCTGATGGAGGCGGTGATGAGCGGTGCCGGCGGGGGGTCGGTCCTCACGACGATGAAGTTCGCGGTGCGGCCAATCGCCAAGGTGTTCACCATGTGCTTCATGGGCTTCCTCATGGCCACCAACTACATCGGCATCCTCAACACCAACGGCCGCAAGCTCCTCAACGGG CTAGTGTTCTCCCTGCTACTCCCGTGCCTCATATTCACCCAGCTTGGACGAGCCATTACAGTGCAGAAAGTGATAGACTG GTGGTACATTCCTGTAAATATCGTTCTGGGGACAGTGTCTGCTTCTCTTGTTGGCCTTCTTGTCGCGATAATTGTACGGCCACCACGGCCATACTTCAAGTTCACCATTGTTCACATCGCCATAG GTAATAATGGAAATATGCCTCTGGTGCTGATCGCCGCTCTTTGTCGAGACCCCTCGAACCCATTTGGTGATCCTGTCAAATGCAAGAAGGATGGCAACGCCTACGTCTCGTTTGGGCAATGG GTCGGGGCAATTATCTTGTACAGCTACGTGTTTCGGATGCTTGCACCGCCACCGGGTGAAACATTCGATGGACGGAAAGAGAAGAAGCTCCCAGCCACGGCTGCCGCAGATGGCAACGCACCTGAACAAGTTCCGCTGCTAACTCCGCGTCCACCTGAACACGCCGTCGTAGATGCTTCCAAGTGCTCCAAA GCGATGGACATTCTGCACATCTTAATTGAGAAATTTAAGCTGAAGCAAGTGATGAAACCTCCAGTGATTGCCTCA GCACTGGCgatggccattggagcgacgccaTCCCTGAAGCACTTCATCCTGGAAAACGACGCTCCCTTGTTCTTCTTCACCGATGCCTGCATGATTCTTGG GGAGGCAATGATCCCCTGCATCCTGCTCGCGCTCGGTGGCAATCTCGTCGATG GTCCAGGTCCGGGCAGCAAGAAGCTGGGGCTGAGGACGACGGCGGCGATCATCATCGGGCGGCTGGTACTGGTCCCTCCGGCGGGGCTGGGCGTGGTGACCATGGCGGAGAGGTTGGGGTTGTTCCCCAAGGGCGACACCATGTTCAAGTTCGTCCTCCTCCTGCAGCACTCCATGCCCACCTCCGTGCTCTCCG GGGCCGTGGCCAGCCTGCGCGGCTGCGGCGAGGAGTCAGCGGCGGTGCTGTTCTGGATGTACGTGTGCGCCGTCTTCTCCGTCGCCGGGTGGATGGTGCTCTACATCAGGATGCTCTTCTGA